In Equus przewalskii isolate Varuska chromosome 6, EquPr2, whole genome shotgun sequence, one DNA window encodes the following:
- the OR52M1 gene encoding olfactory receptor 52M1 yields the protein MLIFNNVCSVPSSFQLTGIPGLESLHIWLSIPFGSMYLVAVVGNVTILAVVRVEHSLHQPMYFFLCMLAIIDLVLSTSTMPKLLGIFWFGAGDIGLDACLAQMFLIHCFATVESGIFLAMAFDRYVAICDPLHHTTVLTHTVVGRLGLAALLRGVLYIGPLPLMIRLRLPLYKARVISHSYCEHMAVVTLACGDSRVNNVYGLSIGFLVLILDSMAIAASYVMIFRAVMGLATPEARLKTLGTCGSHICAILIFYVPIAVSSLIHRFGHQVPPPIHTLLANFYLLIPPILNPIVYAVRTKQIRERLLQILKIEIKIR from the coding sequence ATGCTCATTTTTAATAATGTCTGCTCAGTACCCAGCTCCTTCCAGCTCACTGGCATCCCAGGACTGGAGTCCCTGCACATCTGGCTGTCCATCCCCTTTGGCTCCATGTACCTGGTGGCTGTGGTGGGGAATGTCACCATTCTTGCTGTGGTAAGGGTGGAGCATAGCCTACACCaacccatgtacttcttcctttgcaTGTTGGCTATCATTGACCTGGTTCTGTCGACTTCCACTATGCCCAAACTGCTGGGAATCTTCTGGTTTGGTGCTGGTGACATTGGCTTGGATGCCTGCTTGGCCCAAATGTTTCTGATCCACTGCTTTGCCACGGTTGAGTCAGGCATCTTCCTTGCTATGGCTTTTGACCGTTATGTAGCCATCTGTGACCCACTACATCATACCACAGTGCTCACTCACACTGTGGTGGGACGTTTGGGGCTAGCTGCCCTCCTCCGGGGTGTACTCTACATTGGACCCCTGCCTCTGATGATACGCCTGCGGCTGCCCCTTTACAAAGCCCGTGTCATCTCCCACTCCTACTGTGAGCACATGGCTGTGGTTACTTTGGCGTGTGGCGACAGCAGGGTCAACAATGTCTATGGGCTGAGCATTGGCTTTCTGGTGCTGATCCTGGACTCAATGGCCATTGCTGCCTCCTATGTGATGATTTTCAGGGCTGTCATGGGGCTGGCCACCCCTGAAGCCAGGCTTAAAACCCTGGGGACATGCGGTTCTCACATCTGTGCCATCCTGATCTTTTATGTTCCCATTGCTGTTTCTTCTCTCATTCACCGGTTTGGTCACCAGGTGCCTCCTCCAATCCACACCCTGCTGGCCAACTTCTACCTCCTCATTCCTCCAATCCTCAATCCCATTGTCTATGCTGTACGCACCAAGCAGATTCGAGAGAGACTTCTCCAAATCCTGAAGATAGAAATTAAGATCAGATGA